The genomic stretch CATTTCAAATAAAATCTAAGATACACACATCACATTAGCAATACCACATATAATTCTCAAAATAAAACAAGATTCAATTCATTTTTCCCGTTTTTTATATATGTTTGTAAAAAACAGACTCTATTAATGAAAAAAAGCTATATCCTCGTCCTTTTTTTGGCGGCTATTACTTTTACTCATGCTCAGGAAAATGAAAATCGTATTGATGAAGTGGAAATTCATGCAAGGTCAAAAGTTATCAAAGAAAGAGAAGAATTTAAAAAACATGCACAATCCACGGAAATTATTTCCGAATATGAAATCAACCGTAATAATCCGGCATTTATAGAACAAAGCCTCAATACGATGGCAGGTGTTCAGGTAGAAAAAAGAACCCAGCTAGGTGGTCAGAGAATTGTGGTACGAGGTTATGGAAATGATCAGAAATTCAATAACTGGGGGATTAAAATGTACCTCAACAACATTCCACTTACCGGCGCAGACGGAGTTACAGTTCTGGATGATGTCAACTTTGGATTAATCAACCGTATAGAAGTCATAAAAGGACCTGCAGCAACATTATATGGAGGAGGTTCCGGAGGAGCAGTAAGGCTCTACATACAGCCGGAAAATAAAAAAGGAAATTCTGTTTCAGAACAGTTCATGACCGGCTCTTTCGGGTTATTCCAAAGTTCCACTTCTGCAACCAGTGTGGGTGATCATTATTCTATTACGGCAAACTATGGGCATATAGGAAGTGATGGATACCGCCCTCATGGAAAGAGTATAAAAAACTTTTATAATATCAATGGTGAATTTAAGCTTAATTCCAATCAGAAAATAACATTACTGGCATCTCATGGCAATTCACTGGAGCATGTTTCAGGTCAGATTTCCTATAATGACTATTATAATGGCATTGATAATGGAAACTTTGCCTATATCAGACGTGGTGCGAAAACAAAGTTCGTTACGTCAAGGATAGGAATTGGTCATAGCTGGAAGATCACCCCCAACTTCAAAAATAATACAACCATTTTCTATACGGGTACAACGGGCGAAAGAATTGCAGCCGGAGCCAATGAAACATCCTCTTTTTCTAATTATGGATTAAGATCTGTATTTGAGTTTAATAAAGATTGGGAGCATTTTAAAAGCCAGACAGAATTGGGTGTTGAGATTCAGCAATCTCAATCTACCATTACCAATTATCGTTATAAAAGTGTAAAAATTACAGAAGAGCCTGTTTTGAGACCTTTATATGATGGATCTTACTTCAATACTTCCAACAATCAAAACAACTATTTTGCCGTTGAAAAAATCACTTATAAACCCTGGAATTTAATGTTCCTTGCAGGAATCAGCATCAACCAGCTTAGTTATAAAAGAAAGGATCTTCTGGCTATTCCCGGCTTATTTGTAGTCAATGGAAAAGATCTTTACAATAAAGATTTATCGTTTGATAAGAAATTCAAAGCAGTGGCAAGCCCCCATTTTGCCTTGCAGAAAACCTGGAACAACCAGATCCTCAATATCAGTTACAGTGAAGGATATAACGCTCCTACCTCAGTTACAGCCTTTATTACAGGTCTCAATGTAACCAATGATCATCTTGTTGCAGAAAAAGCCAAAATGTGGGACTTCAGTGTGCAGGGATTGATAGATGATACTTCTATAGATTATCAGTTTTCATTATTCAGCATCAATATTAAAGACAAGCTTACTCAGTTAGGCGGAAGAATGCCTAATGCTGAACAAACCCCTTATACATACTGGGCCAATACCGGAGAGCAAAATAATAAAGGGCTGGAAATGAGCGTAGGCTATTCGTACAAACCGAAAAATATATTTATTTCAAGAATTCAGCCGTTTATAAACTATACTTATAATGACTTTAAATATTCTACCTATTTTAAAGAAAACGGAGATAAAGCCAACGTAGTGGGAGTACCAAAAACCAAAGTATCAGTAGGATTGGATTTTGATACTAAAATCGGTTTTTATTGGCAAAATACCTATAATTATATGGGAAGTGTGTACACTGATTTTACGAATAACAATAAAGTGAAAAGCTTTGGGCTATTAAACTCCAAGATTGGTTATAGGCACAGTTTCAATCAATGGGATCTGGATGTATTTTTAGCTGGAAATAATCTTACCAGCCAGATCAACTACACTTTCCTGTTCTACGGAAACAGCATTAATGATTCTGACAAGGATAACCAATATAATAATACAGCCATTTATACCGATGTCAATCCGGGATCGAGTAAGGCTTATTTTTTTACTGGATTTAATTTGAAGTATAATTTTTAAAAACTCATTGCTCTGTTCAGAATGATAAGTTTATTTTAAAAATTTCAGTCCTATTTCTATTTTGGCTAAGGCCATAGGAATTATTTTTATATGAAGAGCGGGCTAAGGCCCGCTTCTATTCAATATTTTAAAGCCATCTTAATTCGTAAAACTCTCAGGAATCCATTCAAATCCCGGAGCCTTTATCTTTGTAAAGCCTAATCCAGGCCATGGCAAATGAGAAGCAAATGCCCTTGTTTTTGTATCCGCCAACTGTTTAAGAAATTTCTTTCTCGAAGCTGTAGCAATATCCAGATCGGTATCTCCTGAAAATCCCCAGTCAGGATGAGGAAAAAGAATAATATCCGAGTGAATCAGGTCAGCGGCATACATCAGTTTTTCATTCCCTGATGATATCGTAGTAATGGTTAAACCAGGAGTATGCCCTGGAGCCAATTGAAAACTGAAATGATTATATAAGGTCTTGTTCAGATCATAAAATTTCAACTTGGGCTGAATAGCTTTCAGTACCTTCTGAAGGGCAGGAATAATCTGGTTAAGCATTTCAGGATGTACTTTCAAAGCACTGTTATTAAAATCTTTAATGGAAGCATTCATCCAAAAATCATGCTCAATTTTCGAAATAAAAATAGCAGCATTGGGAAAAACAAGTTCATTCTGCTTATCTACCACTCCACCAATATGATCAGGATGAGCATGAGAGAGGAAAATATCCGTAATATCTTTTGCAGAAAATCCGGCTTTCTCAAGACTTTTTAATAAAAAACCGGTTCTTTTATCAGCAAATATCCCCATACCGGTATCCATCAGGATTAGTTTCTCTTTTGTTTTAACAAGCAGGATATTGACTGCCATATCAATATAGTGATCAGCCCGGAAATTGTCTGTAAGGATTTTTTTCAGTTCAGCAACATTTCCTCTTGGTGCAAATGAATTCAGGTTTTCTTCATGAATATATCCGTCTGTAAGAATAAACAGCTCTAATTCTCCCAATGTAATCTTTTTAAAACCGGAAAGATCATCTGTTTTTTGTGAGAGGATCTTCGTTCCTGCAAATACATCAGAAAAAGGAATAAAGCTTAACGCCCCTGCCAATAAACCGCTTTTTAATAGTTCTCTTCTATTCATAGTTTAAGTAGTATTTTATATTCTTCGTCATTAAAACAACATTCTTTAGAAAAGAAATGTTTTATTAACAGATATCATGAATATTTTAATAAAAGTAAAACTGAGCTTCTGCAATTCAGAAACCCAGTTTTATTATCGTTTTTAGTTGTTAACCAATTTCATTGACCCCTCATTATATCTTTCTCCTACATTCGGATATTTTTTCAGGATAGCATCAATGGTCTCCAAATCTGATTGAGACAGCTCAATATTGGCAGCTGCAACATTTTCTTCTAAATATTTGATACGCTTGGTTCCCGGAATCGGGATGATATCCTCTCCCTGATTCAATACCCATGCTAAGGCCAATTGAGTACCTTTTACTCCTTTAGAAGCAGCCAATTCATTGATTTCATTAGCTAGTTTGGTGTTATTTTCCAGGTATTCCTGCTGATAACGGGGTAATGATTTTCTAAAATCATCATCTCCCAGGTTCTGCACCTCATTAATATTAGCAAAAAGACCTCTTGCCAATGGCGAATAAGGTACCAACGAAATCCCTAATTCTCTGATGGTTGGAAGGATCTTGTCCTCAACATCTTTGGTAAGGATAGAATACTCTGACTGTAATGCCGCTATCGGATGAATCTTATTGGCTTTCCTGATAGATTCCGCAGAGGCCTCAGACAATCCAAGATATTTTACTTTACCCGCTTTAACCAGCTCTGCCATAGCACCCACAGTTTCTTCAACCGGAATGTTCGGATCTACTCTATGAGCGTAATACAGATCTATGGTATCAATTTTTAACCTTTGAAGACTTAAATCTACAGCTTGTCTGATCCATTCCGGGGAACCATCAAAATAAGTTCCCGGAGCACCACTATGGCTGGCTTTTCCATCTTTAAATCTGAATCCGAATTTAGTAGCAATAAAAATTTTGTCTCTGTTGGGTACTAAAACTTTAGAAATCAACCTTTCATTTTCTCCATTAGCATACATATCTGCCGTATCCCAGAAGTTGACTCCTAAATCTAATGCTCTGTGCAAAGTACTGATGCTTTCCTGCTCATCTGACGGACCATAAGCAAAACTCATTCCCATACAGCCCAATCCAATTGCAGAAAGTTGTTCACCGGTGTTTCCTAATTTTTTAAATTTCATGATGGTATTGATTTTAATTTTCTATAGGACAAAATTAGAACATGAAACAGCCACCTGCGATATAGAATTCAAACTAAGAATTATAAAATTCAAACAAGGTTTAATCTTAGAGCATTGGGGGTTATTCCAGTCTGTTTTTTAAAATAGTTGGTAAAATAAGCAGGTTCTTCAAAGCCTAATCCATAAGCAATTTCAGAAACATTCCAATCCGTATGAGTCAATAAAGCATTCGCTTCCTGTATTATCCTTGCTGTGATTTGCTGGCTGGTAGTTTTTCCTGTAATCTCTTTTACGGAACGGTTTAAAGAATTAACATGAATGGAAAGACTCTGTGCATAATCATTGGGAGTCTTTAATTTCAAATAAGCTTCAGGACTGTCAATCGGAAACTGTCTTTCCAATAGCTCCATAAATAAAGAGGCTACTCTTTGGGAAGCATTCTGATAAGGTTCAAACGTTTCTGCGGGATGCATTCTCATGGTTTCATGAATCATCAGATGAAGATAGGCTCTCAACATATCATATTTATGAATATAATCTGACTGAATTTCCATCATCATTTTGGTATACAGATCAGAAAGTATTTTTTGTTGCTGTTCTTCCACAAAGAAAACAGGAGTTCCTCCAATTTTGAACAAAGGTGAATCCTGAAGATTCCCCAAACGGCTTCCATTTTGTAAAAATGATTCTGTAAAGAGGCAAAACCAGCCTTTCTGATCTTCATCATCAGCTTCCCATGAATAAGGAACAATAGGATTGGAAAATAATAATGCCGGCCGATCCACTTTTATCCACTTATCAGCATAATGCAGCTTACCTTTTCCTATAATCAGTGAAATCTTATAATAATCCCTACGACTATAGGGTGTTAAAGGTGAACAGTATTCCCGTGAAAACACGTTGAAGTGTCCCAGTTTATTAGGTCCAAGACATTGAGGTCCCAATTGGGGAGCATTTCGTTCGTAAAAACCTTCTAATGATTCTTTAGAGTCCATAGATCAAAGTTATAAAATTCAAACAAATTAATAAACATAATTATTTTATCTAAACGGAAATGGGTTTAACAGGCAGTAAGATGAAGATGGAAGTTGTGTAGTTCCCTGATATCTATATTTTATATGAAAGATTTGCCATAAAACTTTAATTCCCACATTGGCTGAATAAATGGAGGATAGAGTTTTTTAAGTTTTGCCTAAAACTGAATCAGGATTACTTATTTATTTGGATTAAGACCTATTTCTTTTGATATTGATATAAGTATAATAATAGTTGTTTAATGATCTATTACTTATCTCATTACTTATAATAAAAATAGCCGGCACGAATGCCAGCTAAATCAATAGTGAATATATATAATAGTTGATAATGGTTAATCCCAATCACCATGATGGCCATGGTTGTGCTTATTTTGTTTTTTGTAATATTTCGCTCTTTCTTTATAGTATTTTTCCCTGTCTTTACGGTATTTTTTATAATCATTTTTTCTTTCGTATACAATAACAGGGTTTTGTCCTCTATAATATCTCTTTTTAAAAATAAGATATTTTTCTCTTCCTAGAATTCTTTCCAGCTCTGAATATCGATCTCCTCTCCATCTTCCGGGTTCTACTACATATACTCTATTCCATGAATTATAATCCCGGTATCTATCGTTCAGTGCATACACCTGGTTAGCCTGTACAGTGGAAAGCAGCAGATCAGATACTACAGTCTGCCAGTTAATATCTGAAATACTTCTTCTATAATCATTGTAATAATCTGATTGGGCATAGCCCAGACTGAACGTCCCAACCAAAAATACTGTTAGCAAAAACTTTTTCATTTCATTCCTCTTTTAAATTAAACATTATGACATAGTCAATTAAAGTGCCAATTATTAACTCTAATTCCCAATATTTGTTAATAAAAAATATAAACAACTGATTATCTTTTAAATAATTTGCATTTTTTAATAATTCATTTGGTTTTTAATTGGTACGGAATCGCATTATTATAGTTTGTTTAAACAATTAAACAGGATATGTTTATATATATTTAAGGTTATGGACTTAATGATTCTCGCCTAAGTCTTACAGTTATGTCTATTTTCAAAGTACAGATAAGGTTGGGATTGTTTTGGCTAAAGCCCATTTCTATTAATGTTAATAACTTCTTGAAAGATAATTGTTTAATTATAAGACTTTTATCTTTTATCTTTTAATCATCTAATATTTTTATAAAATTCGTTAAGATTCTCAAAAACTATTATTTCATGTTAAATAATTTTGTAATTTTAAGGAAGAGAATGCTTTCGGGAGGTTCTCAGAATTATTTTTTATCAACCAAATCTCAATAATTATGGAAAATATAAAATTTAAAGTATCTCCATATCAGGATGAACTGCAGTTGTTTATTGATGAGAAAAAAGCAGGTTATATGTCCATAGAGGTTGACGGAAGGCTTCTTATTGTATATTACACCAAGCTGGATGAGGAACGTGAGGGTAAAGGTTATGCCAAATTACTACTTGATGAACTGGTTCGCTATGCGGAAGAAAAAGATTTGCTTGTAGATCCGGAATGTGATTTTGTACGTCAACAGTTTGAAAACCACCCAAGAAGATATAAAGATATCTGGCATGCTTAATCAGCCCTCCCACCAGACTGTAAACTGCTGCTCTTTAAGGTTAAGATCTACTACCTCTCCGATCATTGGAGTAAGGATGCTTAAATTGTTTTCTTTACCTAAACTTGTTATTTTCTGTAATGGTTCATTCCAGGGATGAAGTGCCAATGCAAATTTAGCAGCATGTACCGGAATAATATGCCTGGTATTAATATCTATGGCCGCCTGAATCACATCTTCGGGTAAAGTATGGATGTATCTCCATGCTTCACCATATTGTCCGTTTTCAAGAACAGCATAATCGAAAGGTCCATATTTTTCTCCGATCATTTTAAAATGAGAGTCATAACCGCTATCACCGCCAAGGAATATTTTTTTAGTAGGAGTTTCCAGCACATAGGACGTCCAAAGGGTATCATTTTGCTTTAGTCTTCTCCCTGAAAAATGTCGTGCTGGGGTGAAAATCAGTTTTAAGCTATTTTTTAACTCAACTTCTGTTCCCCATTCTTCTTCAATGAGCTGTTGCTCCGTATACCCCCATCTTTCAAGATGTGCCCCCACTCCTAACGGAACAATAGCCATTCCGGTACGCTCTTTCATAGATTTCACTGTAGGGTAATCCAGATGGTCAAAATGATCGTGGGTAATCACAAGATAATCCAGATCGGGAATATCCTCAGGTTTAAAAATGTCAGCCCCTTTGAAAGCTTTATTAAAGTATTTAAAAGGCGAGCCATATAAGCTTAGTACAGGATCAATTAAAAATGAAACACCGTCTGTCTGTACATAATAAGATGAATGCCCCAACCAGATGAAAACATCTGTATTTTTATCCAGACTTTTCAAATCTGTATGAAGGGAGGGAATTTCTTTTAAAGGCTTTAGTAAAGGATGCTTTTTTCCTACAAAGAAATCATAGGTTACTTTACTCATTTTGTAGCCTTCAGCGAGAGATGGGGTGTGGCTTATATTCTGGAATTGCTTATTCCGGTATAGTTTTGACTGTCTTATACGATCTAAGCGTTTTCCCTTGGGTACTGCACCAAATGCCGGCCTGTTAATCACTATAAAATAGGTTGCTGCCAATAGCATCACAACCACAAGAATCCAATACATCATTTACAAAAAATAAACATCAAAGGTACCTACTTTTGTCTTTACATTAAAATAAGATGTATTTGAGTCTATTTTTTTAACTAAATTTATCATGTGTTTCAGAAAATTTATTATTCATTTAAGTGATGATTAATTTTAAACTTTCTATTTTAGCCGCTTAAAAACTCAAAGATCTATTGAAAAATTACTCGGTAATATTTATTCTGGCCATGCTTTCCTCATGTGCATCTATTAAGAAGCACAACGAACAGCGGGCATCATGTATCCCTCCGGAGCAGCTTAAGGAAGATGTAGATTTTGCCTACTCAAAACTCCAGCAGATGCATCCACAACTGTATTGGTATATTCCCAAGCAGGAATTGGATTATAAGTTTGACAGCCTTAAACAAACCCTTAACGAGCCCCTTACTCCGCTTCAGTTTTATTTCAAACTTCAACCTGTAGTTGCAGGAATCCGTGAAGGCCATCTTTCATTGAGAATTCCAAGAAAAAAATTTACAAAAAGAGAAATCAAAAAATTAGAACAGAAAAAAGGTCTGTTCAGCAGATTTGGGTATTATATTTCTGGAGATCAAATGTATATTACGGAAAACAGAGATTCTATTGAAAAGATTCAGCCAGGAACTGAAATCCTGTCTATAGACCATGTTCCGGTTTCAGACTATATCAAAAAATACAGAAATCTTATCAGTAGTGACGGGTATAATACTACTTTTCAACCTTATTTTTTAAAGGATCTGTTCTTCAATTATTATACTTCAGAAAACGGATTAACAGACAGGGCCGTCATTGAAACGCTTTATAAAGGTGAGAAACATACTTACACCTTAACTCGTGAACCCAAATTAGTTGCGGATATTGAAAAGGATAAGGAGATGAACAAACGTACTCCTGAGAAAAAACTTAATGATTATGTTGCTGCTGACAACTCCTATAACCGAAGTTTTAGATTCCTTGATAAAGACAGCACTATTGCTTATATCAAAGTAAAAAGTTTTTCCCGTGAATATTCGAATGAGTTTTACAAAAAAACATTTGCAAAAATTAAAAATGCAAAGTCAGAGTACCTTATCATAGATGTCCGTAATAACTATGGCGGTTCTCTTTATGAGATCAATAATTTATATTCATATCTTACAGATAAGCCTTTTACCCTTATAAAACCTTCCCAGGTTACCTCAAGGGATATTCCGTTAAGGACCAATTATTTTAGGAAAAGTACTCCGTTTGATTATGCTATAAAAAGCATCTCTTATCCGAGCTATTTTTTTGCACAGGCTTTCAGTACTTATAAAAAAGATGGAAAGGTTTTCTACAAAATGAAGGCTGATAAACCAACAAAGCCTAATAAAGAGGCTTTTCATGGCAGAGTTTTCGTTCTGATCAATGGTGGAAGCTTCTCAGCCTCTTCTATTATTACAGCAAAGCTTAAAAATGACAAAAGAGCAACTCTTGTAGGAGAAGAAACAGGAGGAGCTAATGACGGAACAGTAGCCGGTTTTTATTCTTATCAGAAACTGCCGAATTCTGAAATCAGATTTCCAATCGGACTGCTTCTTGTACAACCGAATATTGATTTTTCAGATACCAAAAAAGGAGTAATTCCTGATATAGAAATTAAAGAAAACATGCAGGATATTATCGATAAAAAAGATCCACAGCTGGATTGGATAAAGAATGAAATTGAAAAGGAAAAAAGCAGGTAAGAGTTACTTTTAAGAACAAAGAAAATTTATAGGTTGAAAATATTTTCAATCACTTTATACATGATAGATAGGTTTCGGCGGGCTTTCAGCCCGCCGAAACTGTTTCACTTATCTCTTCGATTCTTTAGAAGAATATTAATACTTAGTTGTTTTTATTTGAAATCTAAAAAATCATCTTTTTCAAGATAGTAATTCAGAGCAGTGATAAGCTGAGAAAAAGTAATATCAGCATACTGCCGGAAAGCAAGATCCACCACGTCCTGAATATTTTCATCAGAACACATATAGTTAAGCTTATTATGGTATACAAAATCAGGTAAAATTTCGTTATCGGTCTCTCCGATATCCAAGGGATCTCCGATAAAGACTTTCATTCCAGGTTCAAATTCATCTTTTGATGAATAAACCGCATAATTGTATTCCGGATCATAAGATTCCTTTCTGTCTTGTCTATTCTTCACAAGTTCCAGAAATTCTTCTATATAATACATTTGATTTTTAATCTCACTCATCTGATATTCTTTTAACAGCTCTTTTTTTTAAAGATAGAAAATTTAGAGAAGACCAGCAGTTTCTAGTTTAGTTTATTTAAAGCTCTTTGCAATGATCCGATATCAAAGAAGTTAAGTTTTGCACCTACTATGATGATGGCCAAAAGAATAAGTGTCAAAAACAAAATGATAAAAATATAAACCGATACAAACCATATTACTGTATTCAGAATGTTTCCTCTGATTCCGAATTTATTCATAAAATACTTCTGGGACCTTTCAAACCATGTTTTCTTTTTCTCTGTTCTTGGTTTTACTTCCACTCCGTTCAGTTCATCTACCAGATATACCACATCATCAATATATCTTCCGTACATATAATAGATCCAATATTTTATGAGAAAGCATACTAACAATAAAGTAATAAGAAAGCTTACCCCAAAAATCGCAAGATTATATTCCATGTCAAAATGGAAATTGATCTTGATAAGCGACAAAAGAAAGGCAAGAGGGATATAGGAAATGTAATATGAAATATAGATTTCTTTTGATATTAAAAGCTGGGTTTTAAGATTAAACAGATCATAATTGGTATTAATACTGTTCTTTTGAAGAAGCTGATACAGTTTAAGGAAACGGGAATAAAAATAACTTATGAAAGCAATTGTAAGAATGCTGACAAATGTTGATATGGTTCTGATATTCGGATCAGTGGACGCAAATGGAAAACTGGTTAAAAGCAATGGCAAAGTAACAACCATCAGCCAAAATTCAGTTTTCATATTGATTTTCAGCATCTGGAGCGGAGAATGAATTTCACGTTGTTTTTCCAGGGAAATTTCAGGTGGTTCCTGCCCGGTATCTTTATTCCAAAGTTCTTTAAAGTTTTCTAACTCCATTCTTTTATCTTTTAAATTGAACCTGTTCTCTGTTTTGCAATGATCTCCTTTAATTTTGCTTTCGCTCTTTTGAGCTTTACCCTAGCATTGACTTCTGTAATGCCTAACTGACGGGCAATCTCCCTGCCTGGATAATCTTCCAGAAAGAAAAATATCAATGCTTTGTCAATAGGGCTCAACTGATGAATGGCTTCGTACATCAGCTTCATATTCTGGTCATCAGTATCATTATAAGCTTCCTGCTGGGCACTTAGACCATCAATGTTCTGGTTTTGTATAAAGCTACGTTTTTTTTCACTTCGCAGAAAAACAATGGCTGTATTAAGGGCAGTTCTGTAAAGCCATGTTGAGAAATCACTCCGCCGTTGAAAATCTCCGTAAGATTTCCAAGCCTGATAAATGATCTCCTGATAGAGATCATTCTGATCGTCCTTATTATCCATGTACATTTTAGAGATCTTGAAAATAACACCTTTGTGCTTTTCAATTTTCTCTAAAAATTCTTGTTCCGATGAAGACATGATTTACACACTAATCCTTGAGATGACATTATACAAAACATCAACCCGTTATAACACAAAATATTCTAATTCCAGCCATTAAGTTAAAAAATCCTTAAAAAACAAAGAAGTTTATTAAGGATTTTTATTTTATGTTAAATACAACAAAGGATTAGTACTAGAAAATATAGTCTGTGCTTAAAAAATTGGAGTCATGTTCCCTTACAATGGTATTTAGTAATTCTTTATTGGAATCTGTAAGCTTTGCGGCTACCAGAGATCTGATAGAGAACGAACGTAAAGCATCAAAAACAGAAAGTGTACCTTCTGCGCTGTCTTTTCTTCCAGTGAACGGAAATACATCCGGTCCACGCTGTGCCTGGCAGTTGATGTTAACACGGCTTACCAGATTTACAAAAGGATCGATAAGCTTTGCGACTTCCTGTGGATCTTCACTGAAAATACTCACCTGCATTCCATGGGAAGCATTCACCTGATATTCGATCGGCTCTTCAATAGTTTCAAATGGAACCACCGGAATTACCGGTCCGAACTGTTCTTCATGATACAGTTTCATCTCGTTGTTTACAGGATAAACAACAGCCGGAAATACAAAGGATTCTTCTGTATAGCCTCCATCTTCATTTAAAACCGAAGCTCCTTTCTGTATGGCATCTTCAATACATTCTTTCAGATAAGGTGGTTTATTAACTTCCGGAAGCGGAGTTACTTTCACATCTTTTTCCCATGGTAAACCAGGTTTCAATGCAGAAACCGCTTGACTTAGCTTCAGGGTAAATTCTGCTGCAATTTCTTTCTGTACAAAGATTAATTTTAAGGCTGTACAGCGCTGTCCATTAAATGAAAGAGCACCCAGAATACATTCGCTTACAGCAACATCAAGATTGGCATTTTTGGTCACAATCGCTGCATTTTTAGCATCAAGACTTAAAATAGCTCTTAAACGGTTCACTTTGGGATGTAAT from Chryseobacterium indologenes encodes the following:
- a CDS encoding RNA polymerase sigma factor, with protein sequence MSSSEQEFLEKIEKHKGVIFKISKMYMDNKDDQNDLYQEIIYQAWKSYGDFQRRSDFSTWLYRTALNTAIVFLRSEKKRSFIQNQNIDGLSAQQEAYNDTDDQNMKLMYEAIHQLSPIDKALIFFFLEDYPGREIARQLGITEVNARVKLKRAKAKLKEIIAKQRTGSI